From one Trifolium pratense cultivar HEN17-A07 linkage group LG1, ARS_RC_1.1, whole genome shotgun sequence genomic stretch:
- the LOC123909477 gene encoding autophagy-related protein 18a-like, translated as MSHTSQTLMPLDSDEPPSSTPIPSSPNPPPNSTSTVLHLSFNQDSGCFAAGTDQGFRIYNCDPFREIFRRDFGPGGGIGLVHMLFRCNILAFVGGGSDPRYPVNKVMIWDDHQSRCIGELSFRSEVKGVRLRRDRIVVVLGHKIFVYNFADLKVLHQIETIANPKGLCEVSHVSGTMVLACPGLQKGQVRVEHYASKRTKFIMAHDSRIACFAITQDGRLLATASSKGTLVRIFNTLDGSLLQEVRRGADRAEIYSLAFSATAQWLAVSSDKGTVHVFNLKVDSGLLGHDRSHTTSESSPTSPTTALPLSFIRGVLPKYFSSEWSVAQFRLQEGLQYHVAFGHQKNTIVILGMDGSFYRCQFDSATGGEMTQLEYYNFLKPEETF; from the exons ATGTCTCACACCTCTCAAACCCTAATGCCTCTCGATTCCGATGAACCACCTTCCTCAACCCCAATTCCATCTTCCCCTAATCCACCCCCAAATTCCACCTCCACCGTCCTCCATCTCTCTTTCAATCAAGACTCCGGTTGTTTCGCTGCCGGCACCGATCAAGGCTTCCGAATCTACAATTGCGACCCTTTCCGTGAAATTTTCCGCCGTGATTTTGGTCCTGGCGGTGGAATCGGTTTGGTTCATATGCTTTTCCGATGCAATATTCTTGCTTTTGTTGGCGGTGGATCGGACCCTAGGTATCCGGTCAATAAGGTGATGATTTGGGATGATCATCAGTCACGGTGTATCGGTGAGTTGTCGTTTCGATCGGAGGTGAAAGGTGTTCGTCTTCGAAGGGATCGAATTGTGGTTGTTTTGGGGCATAAGATATTTGTGTACAATTTTGCTGATCTTAAAGTTCTTCATCAAATTGAAACTATTGCGAACCCTAAGGGTCTCTGTGAGGTTTCACATGTTTCGGGAACTATGGTGTTGGCTTGTCCAGGGTTGCAGAAGGGTCAGGTTAGGGTTGAACATTATGCTTCAAAGAGAACTAAGTTCATCATGGCACATGATTCTAGAATTGCTTGTTTTGCTATAACCCAAGATGGACGTTTGCTCGCTACCGCGAGCTCCAAGGGGACTCTTGTTAGGATTTTCAATACTTTGGATGGTTCTTTGCTCCAAGAG GTACGGAGAGGTGCTGACCGAGCTGAGATATATAGCCTTGCCTTTTCTGCTACTGCTCAGTGGCTAGCTGTTTCTAGTGACAAGGGAACCGTTCATGTTTTCAACCTGAAGGTTGATTCGGGATTGTTGGGGCACGACAGATCACATACTACATCTGAGTCTAGTCCTACTAGCCCAACAACGGCTTTGCCTCTTTCATTTATTAGAG GTGTGTTACCAAAGTATTTTAGCTCAGAGTGGTCCGTGGCTCAATTTCGCTTGCAAGAAGGTTTACAATATCATGTTGCCTTTGGTCATCAGAAAAATACAATTGTAATACTTGGCATGGATGGCAG CTTCTATCGATGTCAGTTTGATTCTGCAACAGGTGGGGAGATGACACAACTTGAATATTACAATTTCCTAAAGCCAGAAGAGACATTCTAG
- the LOC123888671 gene encoding pre-mRNA-splicing factor CLF1-like, with translation MTVKKKTPSPIQITAEQIIGEARQLRLQKHKISVPKLRLQKRDDEDLYRRYLAFQKQFGDKNAIDYAISWRKRFEYEDQVKKNPFNYDSWFDYTRLEESVGNTERIREIYKRAVVNVPPAEEKRYWQRYIYLWINYALFEEIDAGDIERTRNVYKECLNLIPHHKFTFSKIWLLAAQFEIRQSNLKGARRILGNAIGKAPKDKIFKKYIEMELQLGNVDRCRRLYEKYLEWSPQNCYAWIEYAELERSLSETWRARAIFDLAIGQPALDLDMPELLWKAYIDFEVAECEFEKARVLHRRLLEFNYIFPEETQRSNLKILEAAYRWKKQKLSSEF, from the coding sequence ATGACGGTGAAGAAAAAAACACCTTCTCCAATCCAAATCACGGCGGAGCAGATTATTGGCGAGGCTAGACAACTACGTCTTCAAAAGCACAAAATCAGCGTTCCAAAGCTCCGTCTCCAGAAAAGGGATGATGAAGATTTGTATAGGAGGTATCTGGCATTTCAGAAACAGTTTGGTGACAAGAATGCAATTGATTATGCTATTTCTTGGAGAAAAAGATTTGAGTATGAAGATCAAGTCAAGAAGAATCCTTTCAATTACGATTCTTGGTTCGATTATACGCGCTTAGAAGAAAGCGTAGGGAACACGGAAAGAATAAGGGAGATTTACAAGAGAGCTGTAGTTAATGTTCCTCCGGCTGAGGAGAAGCGATACTGGCAACGCTATATCTATCTGTGGATTAATTACGCCCTTTTTGAAGAGATTGATGCTGGAGATATCGAGCGAACAAGAAATGTATACAAGGAGTGTCTCAACCTGATTCCTCATCACAAGTTTACGTTTTCAAAGATATGGCTTCTAGCAGCCCAGTTTGAAATTCGTCAGTCGAATCTCAAAGGCGCACGTCGAATCTTGGGAAACGCTATTGGAAAGGCTCCTAAAGATAAGATATTTAAGAAGTATATAGAGATGGAATTGCAGCTTGGTAATGTAGACCGATGCAGACGACTGTATGAAAAATATCTGGAGTGGTCACCTCAGAATTGCTACGCATGGATAGAGTATGCGGAGTTGGAGAGATCGTTATCTGAGACCTGGCGAGCTAGGGCAATATTTGACCTTGCAATTGGTCAGCCAGCATTGGACTTGGACATGCCTGAGTTGTTGTGGAAGGCATACATCGACTTTGAAGTTGCTGAGTGCGAATTCGAGAAAGCAAGAGTGCTTCACAGAAGGCTTCTTgaattcaattatatattcccCGAGGAAACTCAGAGATCCAATCTCAAGATTTTGGAAGCTGCTTACAGATGGAAGAAGCAGAAATTGTCTTCTGAATTCTGA
- the LOC123888679 gene encoding bidirectional sugar transporter SWEET7b-like, with translation MVSASLARNVVGIIGNVISFGLFFSPAPTFYKIIKKKDVEEFKPDPYIATVLNCAFWVFYGMPFVHPNSILVVTINSVGLVFEFVYLTIFYLYAKKEGRKKMQLYLSIEAILFAAIVLTTMLALHGTTKRSFLVGILCDIFNIMMYVSPLTIMAKVIKTKSVKYMPFWLSLANFLNGCCWTTYALIHPFDIYVLVSNGIGAISGFVQLLLYAYFWCRGENNDDNDDNHVSKSAMAAV, from the exons atggtGAGCGCTTCATTAGCTCGTAACGTTGTTGGCATTATAg GGAACGTTATCTCTTTCGGGTTGTTCTTCTCGCCAGC TCCAACTTTCTACAAAATTATAAAGAAGAAGGATGTGGAGGAGTTCAAGCCTGATCCATACATAGCTACTGTTTTGAATTGTGCGTTTTGGGTATTCTATGGAATGCCTTTTGTGCACCCAAACAGCATCTTGGTTGTTACCATCAATAGTGTTGGCCTTGTTTTCGAGTTCGTCTATCTTACCATCTTTTATTTATATGCAAAGAAAGAAGGAAGG AAGAAGATGCAACTTTATCTTTCTATTGAGGCAATTTTATTTGCTGCCATTGTTCTTACAACAATGTTGGCACTACATGGCACTACTAAAAGGTCATTTTTGGTTGGTATTCTATGTGATATCTTCAACATAATGATGTATGTCTCTCCTCTTACCATCATG GCAAAggttataaaaacaaaaagtgtgAAATACATGCCATTCTGGCTCTCTTTGGCCAACTTCCTTAATGGTTGTTGCTGGACAACATATGCTCTAATACATCCCTTTGACATTTATGTCCTG GTCAGCAATGGCATTGGAGCAATCTCTGGATTTGTTCAGCTCTTACTATATGCTTATTTCTGGTGCAGGGGAGAAAATAATGATGACAATGATGATAATCATGTTTCAAAGTCAGCTATGGCTgcagtttaa
- the LOC123909488 gene encoding DEAD-box ATP-dependent RNA helicase 16, giving the protein MVTGTNETAPKETTRGEHTQEESEDQSFEQLGLDARLVRALQKKGIEKPTPIQHVAIPLILEGKDVVARAKTGSGKTLAYLLPLLQKLFTSNGDRKKLAPNVFVLVPSRELCQQIYVEVKSLLELCRVQLKVVQLNSNMLATDLQAALVGPPDILISTPACVAKCLSNSILDTASINGSLETLVLDEADLLLSYGYENDIKALTPHIPRSCQCLLMSATSSADVDKLKKLILHNPFILTLPEVGNHKDEVIPKNVQQFWISCPANDKLLYILAMLKLELVQKKVLIFTNNIDTSFRLKLFLEKFGIKSAVLNAELPQNSRLHILEEFNAGLFDYLIATDISQSTDKVEAPKENIVGSQKRKYKKLKLDSEFGVVRGIDFKNVYTVINFEMPRSVAGYVHRIGRTGRAYNSGASISLVSSDEMDTFEEVQSFVGDNENNGSNTITEFPLLTKNAVESLRYRAEDVAKSVTKIAVRESRAQDLRNEILNSEKLKAHFETNPKDLDLLKHDKVLSKNAPPPHLRDVPDYLIDKTTKEARDMVKLTRDAMGNNNRRRGSKRKSRKGGGDPLMAISTGVSKRPHKGFKKDGRSNGFKRDGGSNGRSCDRQKHKKTKAF; this is encoded by the exons ATGGTGACCGGAACAAACGAAACTGCACCAAAAGAAACCACACGCGGCGAACACACACAAGAAGAAAGTGAAGACCAAAGTTTCGAACAGTTAGGGTTAGACGCACGTCTTGTTCGTGCTTTACAGAAGAAAGGAATTGAGAAACCAACTCCAATTCAACATGTAGCGATTCCATTGATTCTGGAAGGTAAAGACGTTGTTGCTAGAGCAAAAACAGGGTCTGGGAAAACACTTGCGTATCTTCTTCCGTTGCTTCAGAAATTGTTTACTAGTAATGGTGATAGGAAGAAGTTAGCTCCTAatgtttttgttcttgttcCGTCTCGTGAACTTTGTCAACAG ATATACGTGGAAGTGAAGTCATTACTTGAGTTATGCAGAGTTCAGCTGAAAGTTGTGCAGTTGAATAGCAATATGCTTGCTACTGACTTG CAAGCGGCTCTGGTTGGACCTCCTGATATTTTGATCTCCACTCCTGCTTGCGTAGCTAAGTGTTTGTCCAACTCAATACTTGATACGGCATCCATTAATGGTTCCCTTGAAACTCTAGTTCTTGATGAG GCAGATCTTCTGTTATCATATGGGTATGAAAATGACATTAAAGCTTTAACACCTCACATACCCAGAAGTTGCCAGTGTCTTCTTATGTCAGCAACATCAAG TGCCGATGTTGACAAACTAAAAAAGTTGATTTTACACAATCCCTTTATTTTGACTTTGCCTGAAGTGGGAAACCATAAGGATGAGGTCATCCCTAAAAATGTTCAGCAGTTCTGG ATTTCTTGTCCTGCCAATGATAAGTTGCTCTACATCCTTGCTATGTTGAAGTTGGAGTTAGTCCAAAAAAAAGTTCTGATATTCACCAATAACATAGATACGAGTTTCAGATTGAAACTATTCTTAGAAAAG TTTGGGATCAAGTCGGCTGTTTTAAATGCTGAATTGCCTCAGAACTCCCGTCTCCATATTCTTGAG GAATTCAATGCCGGCCTATTTGATTATCTAATTGCAACAGATATCAGCCAGTCAACGGATAAGGTTGAAGCACCTAAGGAAAATATTGTTGGATCGCAAAAGAGAAAGTACAAGAAGCTAAAATTAGATTCTGAATTCGGAGTAGTAAGGGGAATTGACTTTAAAAATGTATACACG GTTATAAACTTTGAAATGCCTCGCAGTGTGGCCGGATACGTACACCGAATTGGACGTACTGGAAGAGCATATAATTCCGGTGCTTCTATCTCCTTG GTTTCTTCAGATGAGATGGATACCTTCGAAGAAGTACAATCTTTTGTTGGGGACAATGAAAACAATGGCTCAAATACAATTACCGAGTTTCCCTTACTCACCAAGAATGCGGTTGAATCTTTACGGTATAGGGCTGAG GATGTTGCAAAGAGTGTAACTAAAATTGCTGTCAGAGAATCACGAGCCCAGGATTTGAGGAATGAAATTTTGAACTCTGAAAA GCTGAAGGCCCACTTTGAAACTAATCCAAAAGACCTAG ATCTATTGAAACATGACAAAGTTTTGAGCAAGAATGCCCCTCCTCCACACCTTCGGGATGTCCCAGATTACCTAATagacaaaacaacaaaagaGGCAAGAGACATGGTTAAGCTTACAAGAGATGCAATGGGTAATAATAATCGCCGACGGGGATCAAAGAGAAAATCAAGAAAAGGTGGTGGTGACCCTCTGATGGCCATCTCTACTGGG GTATCAAAAAGACCACACAAAGGTTTTAAAAAGGACGGTAGAAGCAATGGTTTTAAAAGGGACGGTGGAAGCAATGGCAGAAGCTGTGATagacaaaaacacaaaaagacaAAGGCATTTTGA
- the LOC123909497 gene encoding lysine-specific demethylase JMJ25 isoform X2 gives MDHAKSNNIDENVGIPDDLRCKRSDGKQWRCTALSMPDKTVCEKHYIQAKKRAANSAMRANLKKSKPDSDVNLESKSDDFDAPPVSTTINNNNNNQNRSSSGKKLFDKVSKNQFRYTPEGLIGSSAGGNTSKPGGDGDDTPDGVDDEDAVMLEENWVSNDELAVSAGDDSAGKMTRTSLDGNAATECSDGASDSSQENGGQTCHQCRKSVRDKVTWCLKCDRRGYCDTCISTCYSDISLDEIQKICPACRGICNCKICLRSDNSIKVRIREIPVLDKLQYLHVLLLSVLPVVKQIHHEQCFEVELEKKLRGAEIDLPRTKLNADEQMCCNLCRIPITDYHRRCPSCSYDLCLICCRDLREATVHQSEELQTEHAKTTERNLLSKFPNWRSNENGSVPCPPKEYGGCGYSSLNLSRIFKMNWVAKLGKNVEEMVSGCRMSDVDGPPETGLNALRLCQYSQREASNDNYLYCPTSEDLKTDGIGMFRMHWKTGEPIIVKQVFDRSSMSSWDPLVIWRGVLETTDANMKDDNKMVKAIDCSDGSEIDIELGQFMKGYSEGRILENGWPQILKLKDWPSPSASEEFLLYQRPDFISKLPLLQYIHSKWGLLNVAAKLPHYSLQNDVGPKIYISYGISDELGRGDSVTKLHFNMRDMVYLLVHTSEVKLKDSQRTKVEMEKTYKESEVKESHEDPNICSRGISPDSSLCTKINGLDLESDQKDSTMDQGFEVYSSAGENMVNCEIPSRQNGDVSEITHPGVLWDVFRRQDVPKVTEYLKMHWKEFGKPDDIVTWPLYDGAIYLDRHHKRKLKEEFGVEPWSFEQNLGEAIFVPAGCPFQARNVQSTVQLGLDFLSPESLGEAVRLAEEVRRLPNEHEAKLQVLEVGKISLYAASSAIKEVQKLVLDPKLGGEIGYGDPNLTAMVSENYEKMSKQRQITCA, from the exons ATGGATCACGCAAAATCGAACAACATCGATGAGAATGTAGGAATTCCAGACGATTTACGTTGCAAGAGATCAGATGGTAAACAATGGAGATGTACAGCTTTATCTATGCCGGATAAAACAGTTTGTGAGAAGCATTACATTCAAGCTAAGAAAAGAGCGGCGAATTCGGCTATGAGAGCTAATCTTAAGAAATCTAAACCTGATTCTGATGTTAATTTAGAAAGTAAGAGTGATGATTTTGATGCTCCACCAGTTTCTACTACtattaacaataataacaataatcaaAATCGTTCTTCTTCTGGGAAGAAGTTGTTTGATAAGGTTTCTAAGAATCAGTTTCGTTATACTCCCGAGGGACTTATCGGTTCATCTGCTGGTGGTAATACTTCAAAGCCtggtggtgatggtgatgatACTCCTGAtggtgttgatgatgaagatgctGTTATGTTAGAAGAGAATTGGGTTTCCAATGACGAGCTGGCTGTTTCTGCTGGTGATGATTCAGCTGGGAAAATGACGCGGACAAGTCTTGATGGGAATGCTGCTACT GAATGTTCTGATGGAGCGTCGGATTCTTCTCAAGAGAATGGCGGGCAGACTTGTCATCAATGCAGGAAGAGTGTTAGGGATAAAGTTACTTGGTGCCTTAAGTGTGATAGGAGAGGATATTGTGATACCTGTATATCAACATG TTATTCTGACATTTCGTTGGATGAAATTCAGAAGATATGTCCTGCATGCCGTGGTAtatgcaattgtaaaatttGTTTACGTAGTGATAATTCAATAaag GTTCGGATACGTGAGATACCTGTATTGGATAAGTTACAGTATCTTCACGTGCTGCTCTTGTCAGTGCTTCCTGTGGTAAAGCAGATCCACCATGAACAATGTTTTGAAGTTGAACTTGAAAAGAAGTTGCGAG GTGCTGAAATAGATCTTCCGAGGACAAAATTGAATGCAGATGAGCAGATGTGCTG CAATTTGTGTAGGATACCTATCACTGACTATCATCGACGCTGTCCAAGTTGTTCATATGATTTGTGCCTTATTTGTTGTCGAGATCTTAGGGAAGCTACTGTACATCAGAGTGAAGAACTTCAAACAGAGCATGCAAAAACTACTGAGCGAAACCTATTAAGCAAATTTCCTAATTGGAGATCAAATGAGAATGGAAGTGTTCCATGCCCCCCAAAGGAGTATGGTGGTTGTGGTTATTCATCATTAAATTTAAGTCGGATTTTCAAGATGAATTGGGTAGCAAAATTGGGAAAAAATGTAGAGGAAATGGTTAGTGGATGCAGAATGAGTGATGTTGATGGTCCACCAGAAACCGGATTGAATGCTCTCAGACTTTGCCAATATTCTCAAAGAGAGGCTAGCAATGATAATTATCTTTATTGCCCAACATCTGAAGATCTCAAAACTGATGGGATTGGCATGTTTAGAATGCACTGGAAAACTGGTGAGCCCATTATTGTTAAGCAAGTATTTGATAGGTCATCCATGTCAAGCTGGGACCCATTGGTCATATGGAGAGGGGTTCTAGAGACAACAGACGCAAATATGAAAGATGATAACAAAATGGTTAAGGCCATAGATTGCTCAGATGGATCTGAG ATTGATATCGAGCTTGGTCAGTTCATGAAAGGATATTCTGAGGGGCGTATTCTTGAAAACGGTTGGCCACAAATATTGAAACTCAAGGATTGGCCTTCACCTAGTGCATCTGAAGAATTTCTTTTGTATCAAAGACCCGACTTTATCAGCAAACTGCCTTTACTTCAGTATATTCACTCCAAGTGGGGCCTTCTTAATGTTGCAGCTAAGTTGCCTCATTACTCATTGCAGAATGATGTAGGACCCAAGATCTATATATCCTATGGGATTAGTGATGAACTTGGCAGAGGTGATTCTGTGACAAAACTCCACTTCAATATGCGTGACATG GTGTACCTTTTAGTCCATACAAGTGAAGTGAAGCTAAAGGACTCGCAGAGAACTAAAGTTGAAATGGAGAAAACTTATAAGGAATCTGAGGTGAAAGAATCTCATGAGGATCCAAATATATGTTCAAGAGGGATTTCACCCGATTCATCTCTATGTACAAAAATTAATGGACTGGATTTGGAATCAGACCAGAAGGATTCAACTATGGATCAAGGGTTTGAAGTTTATTCTAGTGCTGGAGAGAATATGGTCAATTGTGAAATTCCATCAAGACAAAATGGGGACGTCTCTGAGATAACACATCCTGGAGTTCTTTGGGATGTTTTTCGTCGGCAGGATGTTCCAAAGGTTACTGAATATTTGAAAATGCATTGGAAGGAATTTGGGAAGCCAGATGATATA GTTACATGGCCTCTCTATGATGGAGCTATTTATCTTGACAGACACCATAAAAGAAAGTTGAAGGAAGAATTTG GAGTGGAGCCTTGGTCATTTGAACAGAATTTGGGGGAAGCTATATTTGTTCCTGCTGGTTGCCCTTTTCAAGCAAGAAATGTTCAG tCCACCGTTCAGTTGGGTCTTGATTTCTTATCTCCTGAAAGCCTGGGGGAGGCTGTAAGGTTGGCAGAGGAAGTTCGCCGTTTACCTAATGAACATGAAGCAAAGCTTCAAGTTTTGGAG GTTGGGAAAATATCTCTTTATGCAGCAAGTTCAGCAATCAAAGAAGTTCAGAAACTTGTACTTGACCCAAA ACTCGGCGGAGAGATTGGATATGGAGACCCTAATTTGACTGCAATGGTTTCTGAGAACTACGAGAAGATGTCTAAGCAGAGGCAGATCACTTGTGCTTGA
- the LOC123909497 gene encoding lysine-specific demethylase JMJ25 isoform X1 produces MDHAKSNNIDENVGIPDDLRCKRSDGKQWRCTALSMPDKTVCEKHYIQAKKRAANSAMRANLKKSKPDSDVNLESKSDDFDAPPVSTTINNNNNNQNRSSSGKKLFDKVSKNQFRYTPEGLIGSSAGGNTSKPGGDGDDTPDGVDDEDAVMLEENWVSNDELAVSAGDDSAGKMTRTSLDGNAATECSDGASDSSQENGGQTCHQCRKSVRDKVTWCLKCDRRGYCDTCISTCYSDISLDEIQKICPACRGICNCKICLRSDNSIKVRIREIPVLDKLQYLHVLLLSVLPVVKQIHHEQCFEVELEKKLRGAEIDLPRTKLNADEQMCCNLCRIPITDYHRRCPSCSYDLCLICCRDLREATVHQSEELQTEHAKTTERNLLSKFPNWRSNENGSVPCPPKEYGGCGYSSLNLSRIFKMNWVAKLGKNVEEMVSGCRMSDVDGPPETGLNALRLCQYSQREASNDNYLYCPTSEDLKTDGIGMFRMHWKTGEPIIVKQVFDRSSMSSWDPLVIWRGVLETTDANMKDDNKMVKAIDCSDGSEIDIELGQFMKGYSEGRILENGWPQILKLKDWPSPSASEEFLLYQRPDFISKLPLLQYIHSKWGLLNVAAKLPHYSLQNDVGPKIYISYGISDELGRGDSVTKLHFNMRDMVYLLVHTSEVKLKDSQRTKVEMEKTYKESEVKESHEDPNICSRGISPDSSLCTKINGLDLESDQKDSTMDQGFEVYSSAGENMVNCEIPSRQNGDVSEITHPGVLWDVFRRQDVPKVTEYLKMHWKEFGKPDDIVSAFVTWPLYDGAIYLDRHHKRKLKEEFGVEPWSFEQNLGEAIFVPAGCPFQARNVQSTVQLGLDFLSPESLGEAVRLAEEVRRLPNEHEAKLQVLEVGKISLYAASSAIKEVQKLVLDPKLGGEIGYGDPNLTAMVSENYEKMSKQRQITCA; encoded by the exons ATGGATCACGCAAAATCGAACAACATCGATGAGAATGTAGGAATTCCAGACGATTTACGTTGCAAGAGATCAGATGGTAAACAATGGAGATGTACAGCTTTATCTATGCCGGATAAAACAGTTTGTGAGAAGCATTACATTCAAGCTAAGAAAAGAGCGGCGAATTCGGCTATGAGAGCTAATCTTAAGAAATCTAAACCTGATTCTGATGTTAATTTAGAAAGTAAGAGTGATGATTTTGATGCTCCACCAGTTTCTACTACtattaacaataataacaataatcaaAATCGTTCTTCTTCTGGGAAGAAGTTGTTTGATAAGGTTTCTAAGAATCAGTTTCGTTATACTCCCGAGGGACTTATCGGTTCATCTGCTGGTGGTAATACTTCAAAGCCtggtggtgatggtgatgatACTCCTGAtggtgttgatgatgaagatgctGTTATGTTAGAAGAGAATTGGGTTTCCAATGACGAGCTGGCTGTTTCTGCTGGTGATGATTCAGCTGGGAAAATGACGCGGACAAGTCTTGATGGGAATGCTGCTACT GAATGTTCTGATGGAGCGTCGGATTCTTCTCAAGAGAATGGCGGGCAGACTTGTCATCAATGCAGGAAGAGTGTTAGGGATAAAGTTACTTGGTGCCTTAAGTGTGATAGGAGAGGATATTGTGATACCTGTATATCAACATG TTATTCTGACATTTCGTTGGATGAAATTCAGAAGATATGTCCTGCATGCCGTGGTAtatgcaattgtaaaatttGTTTACGTAGTGATAATTCAATAaag GTTCGGATACGTGAGATACCTGTATTGGATAAGTTACAGTATCTTCACGTGCTGCTCTTGTCAGTGCTTCCTGTGGTAAAGCAGATCCACCATGAACAATGTTTTGAAGTTGAACTTGAAAAGAAGTTGCGAG GTGCTGAAATAGATCTTCCGAGGACAAAATTGAATGCAGATGAGCAGATGTGCTG CAATTTGTGTAGGATACCTATCACTGACTATCATCGACGCTGTCCAAGTTGTTCATATGATTTGTGCCTTATTTGTTGTCGAGATCTTAGGGAAGCTACTGTACATCAGAGTGAAGAACTTCAAACAGAGCATGCAAAAACTACTGAGCGAAACCTATTAAGCAAATTTCCTAATTGGAGATCAAATGAGAATGGAAGTGTTCCATGCCCCCCAAAGGAGTATGGTGGTTGTGGTTATTCATCATTAAATTTAAGTCGGATTTTCAAGATGAATTGGGTAGCAAAATTGGGAAAAAATGTAGAGGAAATGGTTAGTGGATGCAGAATGAGTGATGTTGATGGTCCACCAGAAACCGGATTGAATGCTCTCAGACTTTGCCAATATTCTCAAAGAGAGGCTAGCAATGATAATTATCTTTATTGCCCAACATCTGAAGATCTCAAAACTGATGGGATTGGCATGTTTAGAATGCACTGGAAAACTGGTGAGCCCATTATTGTTAAGCAAGTATTTGATAGGTCATCCATGTCAAGCTGGGACCCATTGGTCATATGGAGAGGGGTTCTAGAGACAACAGACGCAAATATGAAAGATGATAACAAAATGGTTAAGGCCATAGATTGCTCAGATGGATCTGAG ATTGATATCGAGCTTGGTCAGTTCATGAAAGGATATTCTGAGGGGCGTATTCTTGAAAACGGTTGGCCACAAATATTGAAACTCAAGGATTGGCCTTCACCTAGTGCATCTGAAGAATTTCTTTTGTATCAAAGACCCGACTTTATCAGCAAACTGCCTTTACTTCAGTATATTCACTCCAAGTGGGGCCTTCTTAATGTTGCAGCTAAGTTGCCTCATTACTCATTGCAGAATGATGTAGGACCCAAGATCTATATATCCTATGGGATTAGTGATGAACTTGGCAGAGGTGATTCTGTGACAAAACTCCACTTCAATATGCGTGACATG GTGTACCTTTTAGTCCATACAAGTGAAGTGAAGCTAAAGGACTCGCAGAGAACTAAAGTTGAAATGGAGAAAACTTATAAGGAATCTGAGGTGAAAGAATCTCATGAGGATCCAAATATATGTTCAAGAGGGATTTCACCCGATTCATCTCTATGTACAAAAATTAATGGACTGGATTTGGAATCAGACCAGAAGGATTCAACTATGGATCAAGGGTTTGAAGTTTATTCTAGTGCTGGAGAGAATATGGTCAATTGTGAAATTCCATCAAGACAAAATGGGGACGTCTCTGAGATAACACATCCTGGAGTTCTTTGGGATGTTTTTCGTCGGCAGGATGTTCCAAAGGTTACTGAATATTTGAAAATGCATTGGAAGGAATTTGGGAAGCCAGATGATATAGTAAGTGCATTT GTTACATGGCCTCTCTATGATGGAGCTATTTATCTTGACAGACACCATAAAAGAAAGTTGAAGGAAGAATTTG GAGTGGAGCCTTGGTCATTTGAACAGAATTTGGGGGAAGCTATATTTGTTCCTGCTGGTTGCCCTTTTCAAGCAAGAAATGTTCAG tCCACCGTTCAGTTGGGTCTTGATTTCTTATCTCCTGAAAGCCTGGGGGAGGCTGTAAGGTTGGCAGAGGAAGTTCGCCGTTTACCTAATGAACATGAAGCAAAGCTTCAAGTTTTGGAG GTTGGGAAAATATCTCTTTATGCAGCAAGTTCAGCAATCAAAGAAGTTCAGAAACTTGTACTTGACCCAAA ACTCGGCGGAGAGATTGGATATGGAGACCCTAATTTGACTGCAATGGTTTCTGAGAACTACGAGAAGATGTCTAAGCAGAGGCAGATCACTTGTGCTTGA